In Bacillus sp. SM2101, the following are encoded in one genomic region:
- a CDS encoding DUF1304 domain-containing protein: MHLLAIIFTLLVAIEHVYIMILEMFFSTSRVAQKTFGVTKDVLEIPKVKTLFANQGLYNGFLAAGLFWGVLFVPDSSKIMIQLFFLICVIIASVFGALTANKGIFIK; this comes from the coding sequence ATGCATTTATTAGCTATTATTTTTACTTTGCTTGTTGCTATCGAGCACGTATATATCATGATTCTTGAGATGTTTTTTTCTACAAGTAGAGTAGCCCAAAAAACTTTTGGAGTCACAAAAGATGTTCTCGAAATTCCAAAAGTTAAGACCCTATTTGCTAATCAAGGTTTATATAATGGGTTTCTAGCAGCTGGTTTGTTCTGGGGAGTTTTATTTGTTCCAGATTCAAGCAAAATTATGATCCAATTATTTTTCTTAATATGCGTGATAATTGCTTCCGTATTTGGAGCTTTGACAGCAAATAAAGGGATTTTCATCAAACA